A genomic region of Amphiura filiformis chromosome 6, Afil_fr2py, whole genome shotgun sequence contains the following coding sequences:
- the LOC140154130 gene encoding uncharacterized protein — MSILSAHEDRHNASRQYLCHECGITFQRRDLFRRHVTKHAHPKPYQCIECGKRFGYKMSYEDHMMRHENQRTGRYPFECNLCGRRYMTPKTLQCHLSRHKSAKEYQCDECKKTFKQRHYLDRHKITHLEQKPFQCSECGRGFTQNSNMRIHMRTHTGEKPYQCNLCDKAFAHNVSLKTHKKTVHGVDMWQEGTTHTPIRAGPPGRPKGMKLKKPVVKVPKTEESQFGVEEEQQTDYGAMPFAQESMLSAFGAVAAAAAAAERDKVEMKEPFKVPDESMEHSVEQAFPNEAEVQAAQAKFQEALEAKFQEAQAKLQRAQCEYQETEVKPNSQSDYQESSGGSRRSSFASEQSVGSPASSYQDQQQQALPGQRMMDTSPTYPETNMDVRQLSSPHETNLDVRQLSSPSPIDAYASSQSQTPVHTPTPTQQHTQSPTSVIHVPLQSPTPTQTLTQNHHPGNPLTNHPIFTMAQPLTSPEPAHNLSQPLTTHPLSQPLTPNPPSHILSQPLTPNPTPHPIPQPLTPNPTNHTAIQTHPQVQSPIQSHTPIHMHSPTQSYPPVEMHSPRLSHTPTITYASQGGYADLHSPLQSSHVSTQINSPTQSHHSPGHSHSQSPLSPPNHTQSPPNNQTQSPIHRDFPDTIPEMSLDYHIRSAAAQLPHHANLPYMASMANMANMANMANMANMASMAGGYRPLNHEKKKRYSGAGTKRRCG; from the coding sequence ATGTCAATACTAAGTGCTCATGAAGATAGGCATAATGCTAGTCGCCAGTATCTATGCCACGAGTGTGGAATCACGTTCCAGCGACGTGATCTATTTCGTAGGCATGTCACAAAGCATGCTCATCCGAAACCTTACCAATGCATCGAATGCGGCAAACGTTTTGGTTATAAGATGTCTTACGAGGACCACATGATGCGCCACGAAAATCAACGAACGGGAAGATATCCATTTGAGTGTAACCTTTGCGGAAGGCGGTACATGACCCCGAAGACTCTCCAATGTCATCTCTCTCGACACAAGAGTGCAAAAGAGTACCAGTGTGATGAGTGCAAGAAAACATTCAAGCAACGCCACTATCTGGATCGTCATAAAATTACGCACTTGGAACAGAAGCCATTTCAGTGTTCGGAATGCGGTCGTGGTTTCACCCAGAACTCGAACATGCGCATTCATATGCGCACACACACTGGtgagaaaccgtatcagtgtaACCTATGTGATAAAGCGTTTGCTCACAATGTAAGCTTAAAGACTCATAAGAAAACAGTCCATGGGGTGGACATGTGGCAAGAAGGTACAACACATACTCCCATCAGAGCTGGACCACCCGGAAGGCCGAAAGGAATGAAGTTGAAGAAGCCTGTTGTGAAAGTACCAAAGACGGAAGAAAGTCAGTTTGGAGTAGAAGAAGAACAGCAAACAGATTATGGTGCGATGCCATTTGCACAGGAAAGCATGTTATCTGCTTTTGGAGCTgtcgctgctgctgctgctgccgcTGAGAGGGATAAAGTGGAGATGAAGGAACCATTTAAAGTACCGGATGAATCCATGGAACATTCAGTAGAACAGGCCTTTCCTAATGAAGCAGAAGTGCAAGCAGCTCAAGCCAAGTTTCAAGAAGCTTTAGAAGCTAAGTTCCAGGAAGCACAGGCAAAATTACAGCGAGCACAGTGTGAATATCAAGAAACCGAGGTCAAGCCAAATTCTCAATCGGATTATCAGGAATCTTCAGGTGGAAGTAGGAGATCGTCATTTGCTTCAGAGCAATCTGTAGGATCTCCAGCAAGCTCATACCAAGATCAACAGCAACAAGCTTTACCGGGCCAGAGGATGATGGACACCTCGCCTACGTATCCAGAAACAAACATGGACGTTCGACAGCTGTCTTCTCCACATGAAACCAACCTGGATGTCCGTCAGCTTTCCTCTCCTTCTCCAATAGATGCGTATGCATCCTCTCAAAGTCAAACCCCAGTTCATACGCCAACCCCAACGCAGCAGCATACTCAAAGTCCAACATCAGTAATACACGTCCCCCTGCAAAGTCCCACTCCAACCCAAACTCTAACACAGAATCACCATCCAGGAAATCCATTGACCAATCATCCTATCTTCACAATGGCACAGCCACTAACATCACCTGAACCCGCCCACAATCTCTCCCAACCCCTGACAACTCATCCTTTGTCCCAACCTCTGACCCCAAATCCACCATCACATATACTGTCACAGCCTCTTACTCCTAACCCAACTCCTCATCCTATACCACAGCCTCTGACTCCAAACCCTACTAATCATACCGCTATTCAAACCCATCCACAAGTTCAATCCCCAATACAGTCACACACACCAATACACATGCATTCTCCAACCCAATCCTATCCACCAGTAGAGATGCATTCACCAAGACTGTCGCACACACCAACGATAACCTATGCTAGTCAAGGTGGCTATGCTGACCTTCATTCTCCATTACAGAGCTCCCATGTGTCCACACAAATCAACTCGCCGACACAGTCACATCATTCCCCTGGGCACAGTCACTCTCAATCCCCACTATCCCCACCCAATCATACCCAGTCTCCACCTAACAACCAAACCCAGTCCCCCATCCATCGCGACTTCCCCGATACCATCCCAGAGATGTCGTTAGATTATCATATTCGCAGCGCTGCTGCACAGTTACCACATCATGCAAACCTGCCATACATGGCAAGTATGGCCAATATGGCCAATATGGCTAACATGGCTAATATGGCAAATATGGCGAGCATGGCAGGTGGGTACCGACCGCTGAATCATGAGAAAAAAAAACGTTACAGTGGAGCAGGCACCAAGAGGCGATGTGGATAG